In one Pseudarthrobacter sp. NBSH8 genomic region, the following are encoded:
- the catA gene encoding catechol 1,2-dioxygenase, with product MTENQLDTRQENQGSAVEAGSKATERFAASGKPTGTGVPMERVSLLAGALIKAANDIIVQHEVTYEEYNALKAWLIKVGNDGEWPLFLDVWLEHTVEDVNSQDRPGTKGTIEGPYYVPNSPVLDSPATVEMRDDEGGVPLQFSGQFTDTDGHPIQGAQLEIWHADSAGFYSQYAPGLPDWLFRANVQADSNGQFVVHTMRPAPYQIPTDGACGQLISAAGWHAWRPAHIHIKVSAPGYQSVTQQLYFPGDPHNADDIASAVKPELMLNTTPRADGAAGEEASYDYVLAKVGQSK from the coding sequence ATGACTGAGAATCAGTTGGACACCCGCCAGGAGAATCAGGGTAGCGCTGTGGAGGCCGGCTCGAAGGCGACCGAGCGCTTCGCCGCTTCGGGCAAGCCCACGGGAACGGGAGTACCCATGGAGCGTGTGAGCTTGCTCGCCGGTGCCCTCATCAAAGCGGCTAACGACATTATCGTCCAACACGAAGTCACCTACGAGGAGTACAACGCCCTGAAAGCCTGGCTAATCAAGGTGGGCAACGACGGCGAGTGGCCGCTATTCCTCGATGTGTGGCTCGAGCACACCGTGGAGGATGTCAACTCCCAGGACCGGCCCGGTACGAAAGGCACCATCGAGGGACCCTATTACGTCCCGAACTCCCCTGTGCTGGATTCCCCCGCCACGGTTGAGATGCGTGATGACGAAGGTGGCGTTCCGTTGCAGTTCAGCGGCCAGTTCACCGACACCGACGGCCACCCGATCCAAGGTGCACAGCTCGAGATTTGGCATGCGGACTCGGCGGGCTTCTACTCCCAATACGCCCCAGGCCTGCCGGACTGGCTGTTCCGCGCCAACGTGCAGGCCGACAGCAATGGACAATTCGTCGTCCACACCATGCGCCCGGCTCCGTACCAGATCCCCACTGATGGAGCCTGTGGGCAGCTGATCAGTGCTGCGGGCTGGCACGCCTGGCGCCCGGCCCACATTCACATCAAGGTTTCAGCGCCCGGCTACCAGTCTGTAACCCAGCAGCTCTACTTCCCCGGCGACCCGCACAATGCGGATGACATTGCTTCGGCTGTCAAGCCGGAACTGATGCTCAACACCACACCGCGGGCAGACGGCGCTGCCGGCGAAGAAGCCTCATATGACTATGTCCTCGCCAAAGTGGGACAGTCCAAATAG
- a CDS encoding glycoside hydrolase family 32 protein: MTATSAHEDDIFRPAIHYTAKNTWLNDPNGLVYHEGIYHLYYQNNPFGNVWGNMSWGHATSVDLVNWDEQPVAILCDAEEDIFSGSIVIDQHNTSGLGNGQTAPLVAIYTSAYKDSSARRGTQAQSLAWSSDGGYTWAKHQGNPVLDRNSADFRDPKVFRYDGPPGSYWVMVAVEANEHKVVIYGSDNLRDWHYLSSFGPANATGGVWECPDLFPLPLDGDEEQTKWILTVNLNPGGPNGGSGGQYFVGQFDGVAFTSETTVTDGGSQAGELDAYHWLDWGRDYYAAVSFNNAPDGRRLMVGWMNNWQYGAVIPTWPWRSSMSLVREMSLVTDHGQPRLSQRVADEYRKGNSQLVSAWSDLEIDEGTCQLDAGAPVDIIDVTFIPGAAEEFGLIIRGKGTDGTRIGIRPSENRLIMDRTSSGNTEFHDAFASTDTAPLKPASDGSYTLSLFIDRCSVEVFAQNGQVTMTGLIFPRPDSTSLSLYAKGGTAAAPFLKVTRPAEPPVRIAEPLVMSR; this comes from the coding sequence ATGACTGCCACTTCCGCCCACGAGGATGACATCTTCAGGCCCGCCATCCACTACACGGCCAAAAACACCTGGCTGAACGACCCGAACGGACTGGTCTACCACGAGGGCATTTATCACCTCTACTACCAGAACAACCCCTTCGGGAACGTTTGGGGCAACATGTCCTGGGGCCACGCCACCTCGGTGGACCTGGTCAACTGGGACGAGCAGCCCGTGGCCATCCTCTGCGACGCGGAAGAGGACATCTTCTCCGGCAGCATCGTCATCGACCAGCACAACACCAGCGGCCTCGGCAACGGGCAGACCGCCCCACTGGTGGCAATTTACACCAGTGCCTACAAAGACAGCTCAGCCCGCAGGGGCACACAGGCCCAGTCCCTGGCCTGGAGCTCCGACGGCGGCTACACCTGGGCCAAGCACCAGGGCAACCCCGTCCTCGACAGGAACTCCGCAGACTTCCGCGATCCGAAGGTGTTCCGCTACGACGGGCCTCCGGGCAGCTATTGGGTCATGGTGGCCGTCGAAGCAAACGAGCACAAGGTGGTCATCTATGGCTCCGATAACCTTAGGGACTGGCACTACCTCAGCAGCTTCGGACCCGCCAACGCCACCGGCGGCGTCTGGGAGTGCCCTGACCTTTTCCCTTTGCCGTTAGACGGCGATGAAGAGCAGACCAAGTGGATTCTCACCGTGAATCTCAACCCCGGCGGGCCCAATGGCGGGTCAGGGGGCCAATACTTTGTCGGCCAATTCGACGGTGTGGCCTTCACATCCGAAACAACCGTCACCGACGGCGGCAGCCAAGCGGGCGAGCTCGACGCCTATCACTGGCTCGATTGGGGACGGGACTACTACGCGGCCGTGTCTTTCAACAACGCACCCGACGGGCGCCGTCTTATGGTCGGCTGGATGAACAACTGGCAATATGGGGCCGTCATCCCGACTTGGCCGTGGCGCAGTTCGATGTCTCTCGTACGCGAAATGTCCCTGGTCACAGACCACGGCCAGCCCCGGCTGTCCCAACGGGTCGCCGACGAATATCGAAAGGGCAACTCACAGTTGGTGAGCGCCTGGTCTGATCTTGAAATAGATGAAGGAACGTGCCAGCTGGACGCCGGAGCACCGGTAGACATAATCGACGTGACCTTCATCCCGGGAGCCGCAGAGGAATTCGGACTCATCATTCGAGGCAAGGGCACCGACGGAACACGCATCGGCATCCGCCCCTCCGAGAACCGGCTCATCATGGACCGGACAAGCTCCGGCAACACGGAATTCCATGACGCCTTTGCCTCCACCGATACGGCCCCACTGAAACCGGCCTCCGACGGGTCATACACTCTCAGCCTCTTCATCGATCGCTGTTCAGTGGAAGTCTTCGCCCAAAACGGCCAGGTCACCATGACAGGGCTTATATTTCCCAGGCCGGACAGCACCAGCCTGTCGCTTTACGCAAAAGGGGGGACCGCCGCCGCCCCCTTTCTGAAAGTGACACGACCCGCGGAGCCACCGGTGCGAATCGCAGAGCCACTGGTCATGAGCCGGTAG
- a CDS encoding LacI family DNA-binding transcriptional regulator, protein MPHPTSQAKPITRDDVARLAGVSPAVVSYVVNGGPRAVSPANEAKVRQAIRALGYRPNAAARALALGSSEMLAMIVPDAINPFYASLARAVENAAAERGYTLLLADSQDSLRTERRLIKNFAARRVDGLFLSSVLFEPDLMDLEQSDIPVVLLNHPADLATAGSPAVKKDGAGGRGPYAVGVAFREGARMAVEHLISHGHERIGLVIGGNADSELDAREVGWQQGIQAAGLTEGPIIRVPFTREGGYRAGQELLARSERPTAVFVSSDQQAAGLLCALHEGGLRLPEDLAVFSFDGAPESEYTWPRLSTVAQPLKDLAQGALNALLASGPGQEPHTKIFPAELVFRASCGCHTPAAYPTDYPLRHPTS, encoded by the coding sequence ATGCCGCACCCGACCTCACAAGCCAAGCCGATCACACGCGACGATGTCGCCAGGCTGGCAGGGGTCAGCCCCGCCGTCGTCAGTTACGTGGTCAACGGCGGGCCCAGGGCCGTTTCTCCTGCGAACGAGGCCAAGGTGCGGCAGGCAATCAGGGCGCTGGGTTACCGGCCCAACGCGGCAGCCCGGGCACTTGCCTTGGGCTCCAGTGAGATGCTCGCCATGATCGTCCCCGATGCCATAAATCCGTTCTACGCCTCGCTCGCCCGCGCCGTCGAAAACGCCGCGGCCGAGCGGGGCTACACCCTCCTGCTGGCGGATTCCCAGGACTCGCTGCGCACAGAGCGCCGCCTGATCAAGAACTTCGCCGCACGGAGGGTGGACGGCCTGTTCCTCTCCAGTGTGCTGTTCGAACCTGATCTGATGGACCTTGAACAGTCAGACATTCCCGTTGTGCTCCTGAACCACCCCGCCGACCTCGCCACGGCAGGCAGTCCCGCTGTGAAGAAAGACGGTGCGGGGGGCCGCGGTCCTTATGCCGTTGGAGTGGCCTTCCGGGAGGGGGCACGCATGGCGGTCGAGCACCTCATCAGCCACGGCCACGAACGGATCGGGCTGGTCATAGGCGGCAATGCCGACAGTGAGCTTGACGCACGCGAGGTCGGATGGCAGCAGGGCATCCAGGCTGCCGGCCTCACGGAGGGCCCGATCATTCGGGTGCCGTTTACCCGCGAGGGCGGGTACCGTGCCGGACAGGAGCTGCTGGCCCGCAGCGAGCGGCCCACCGCCGTATTCGTAAGCTCCGACCAGCAGGCTGCGGGCCTGCTCTGCGCCCTCCACGAGGGCGGCCTCCGGCTACCGGAGGACCTCGCCGTGTTCTCCTTCGACGGCGCACCCGAATCTGAATACACCTGGCCCCGGCTCAGCACAGTCGCCCAGCCCTTGAAGGACTTGGCACAGGGCGCCCTGAACGCCCTCCTAGCCTCGGGGCCCGGACAAGAACCCCACACCAAAATCTTCCCCGCCGAACTGGTATTCCGCGCATCCTGCGGCTGCCACACGCCCGCGGCGTACCCCACCGATTACCCATTAAGGCACCCAACGTCATGA
- the benA gene encoding benzoate 1,2-dioxygenase large subunit: MTEHLTRVREVLADAVVDDRENGVIRAKREIFTDQEIFELEMKHIFEGNWVYLAHESQIPNVGDYFTTYIGRTPVVLTRDRDEKINCIVNACSHRGAMLCRRKTDNRTTFTCPFHGWTFKNSGELLKVKDSRNAGYPESFNKEGSHDLTKVARFDSYRGFLFGSLNADVLPLEEHLGDATKVIDSIVDQSPEGLEVLRGASTYTYDGNWKVQAENGADGYHVTAVHWNYAATTARRTAGDSANKTKAMDAGKWGKVKGGFYSYDHGHLLLWQEWTNPEDRPLWDRRDELVEKYGEEMANFMINISRNLCLYPNVYIMDQFSSQIRHFRPISADQTEVTIYCIAPKGESQENRSKRIRQYEDFFNATGMATPDDLEEFRSCNKTYWATSAPWNDMTRGSTHEIAGPDEQATALGMSRVIASGVRTEDEGLYPIQHGYWKEVMDKALAEAESVAQESVPVTA; this comes from the coding sequence ATGACCGAGCATCTGACGCGGGTCCGTGAGGTCCTGGCTGACGCCGTCGTTGACGATCGAGAGAACGGCGTTATCCGGGCGAAGCGTGAAATCTTCACCGACCAGGAGATCTTTGAATTGGAGATGAAGCACATCTTCGAGGGCAACTGGGTTTACCTTGCCCATGAGTCCCAGATCCCCAACGTGGGGGACTATTTCACCACGTATATTGGCCGGACCCCCGTCGTCCTTACCCGGGACAGGGACGAGAAGATCAACTGCATTGTCAACGCCTGCTCCCACCGTGGCGCCATGCTGTGCAGGCGCAAGACCGATAACAGGACCACCTTCACATGTCCTTTCCACGGCTGGACATTCAAGAACTCCGGAGAGCTCCTTAAGGTCAAGGATTCACGCAATGCCGGCTACCCGGAATCCTTCAACAAGGAGGGCTCGCACGACCTCACCAAGGTGGCCCGCTTCGACTCCTACCGTGGCTTCCTGTTCGGCTCATTGAATGCTGACGTCCTCCCGCTGGAAGAGCATTTGGGAGATGCCACCAAGGTCATCGATTCGATTGTGGACCAGTCCCCGGAGGGGCTCGAGGTCCTGCGCGGGGCTTCCACCTACACCTATGACGGCAACTGGAAGGTCCAGGCGGAGAACGGCGCCGACGGCTACCACGTCACCGCCGTGCACTGGAACTACGCCGCGACAACCGCCCGCCGCACCGCCGGTGACTCCGCTAACAAGACCAAGGCCATGGACGCCGGCAAATGGGGCAAGGTCAAAGGCGGCTTCTATTCCTACGATCACGGGCACCTGCTGCTGTGGCAGGAGTGGACCAACCCCGAGGACCGTCCCCTGTGGGACCGCCGCGACGAGCTCGTCGAAAAGTACGGCGAGGAAATGGCTAACTTCATGATCAACATCTCACGCAACCTCTGCCTGTACCCGAACGTGTACATCATGGACCAGTTCTCGTCGCAGATCCGTCACTTCCGCCCCATTTCAGCGGACCAGACCGAGGTGACGATCTACTGCATCGCGCCGAAGGGTGAATCGCAGGAAAACCGCTCAAAGCGCATCCGCCAGTATGAGGACTTCTTCAACGCAACCGGCATGGCCACGCCGGACGACCTCGAGGAGTTCCGATCCTGCAACAAGACCTACTGGGCCACCTCCGCCCCGTGGAACGACATGACGCGCGGCTCCACCCATGAGATTGCGGGTCCTGACGAGCAGGCTACCGCGCTGGGCATGTCGCGGGTGATCGCCTCCGGTGTGCGCACCGAAGACGAGGGTCTCTACCCGATCCAGCACGGGTACTGGAAGGAAGTAATGGATAAGGCCCTCGCCGAGGCGGAATCCGTTGCCCAGGAATCCGTCCCGGTCACGGCGTAA
- a CDS encoding benzoate/H(+) symporter BenE family transporter: protein MPRAPRAAPLTIGSRTGPGHGAHPRFERPTLRPAGLRDILRDILRDIGPHYASNGVVGLAFSASGPVAVTLTVGSLGGLTEAQLASWVFAIFLSAGAATLVMSLIYRQPLGFAWSIPGTVLLGPSLQHLSFPEVVGAFFSAGVLILALGLSGVVRPIMAAIPVPIVMAMVAAVFLRFGTDIVSSTRADPAVAAPMVVAFLVLTAVPSLGRRLPPVLGSLAAGVVAVVLSGRFAMSQGGPILAMPVFTAPAFTWAAQLELVIPLALTVLVVQNGQGTAVLRAAGHQPPINAFAMISGVFSLLNATLGAVSACVTGPTNALLTASGQKNRQYTAAVIYALLSLVCALLAPTLTRLMLATPEAFVLALGGIAMMRALQQAFVTAFATNFTLGALVTFVVTISGLDLFNIHAAFWGVLIGYALSRLLERQDHAAT, encoded by the coding sequence ATGCCCCGCGCCCCAAGGGCCGCACCTCTGACCATCGGATCGCGAACCGGCCCGGGCCATGGAGCCCACCCACGCTTCGAACGGCCCACGCTCCGTCCGGCCGGCCTGCGCGACATCCTGCGGGACATCCTGCGGGACATCGGCCCACACTACGCCTCGAACGGCGTCGTCGGACTGGCATTCTCCGCATCCGGGCCCGTAGCAGTCACTCTTACCGTCGGCTCGCTCGGCGGACTGACAGAGGCCCAGCTCGCATCCTGGGTCTTCGCCATCTTCCTCTCCGCCGGCGCGGCGACCCTGGTCATGTCGCTGATCTATCGCCAGCCGTTGGGCTTCGCCTGGTCCATCCCAGGGACCGTGCTGTTGGGGCCGTCGCTGCAGCATCTGTCGTTTCCCGAAGTCGTAGGGGCGTTCTTCTCCGCCGGAGTGCTGATTCTCGCCCTCGGCTTATCCGGAGTAGTCCGTCCAATCATGGCCGCGATCCCCGTTCCGATCGTCATGGCCATGGTTGCCGCCGTGTTCCTGCGGTTCGGGACGGACATCGTCTCCTCCACACGGGCCGACCCCGCAGTGGCGGCACCCATGGTGGTGGCGTTCCTTGTTCTCACCGCCGTGCCCTCCCTGGGCCGACGCCTCCCTCCGGTACTGGGTAGTTTGGCGGCAGGCGTCGTAGCCGTCGTGCTCAGTGGCCGGTTCGCGATGTCCCAGGGCGGACCGATCCTGGCCATGCCCGTGTTCACAGCCCCCGCGTTCACGTGGGCCGCACAACTGGAACTCGTGATCCCGTTGGCGCTCACGGTCCTGGTGGTACAGAACGGACAAGGCACAGCTGTGCTCCGGGCCGCAGGACACCAGCCTCCGATCAATGCCTTCGCCATGATCTCGGGCGTCTTCTCACTGCTCAACGCCACACTCGGCGCGGTCTCCGCCTGTGTCACTGGGCCCACCAACGCCCTGTTGACCGCCTCCGGACAGAAAAACCGCCAGTACACGGCCGCGGTGATCTACGCACTGCTATCCCTGGTCTGCGCCCTACTAGCGCCCACACTCACCCGCCTCATGCTGGCCACCCCCGAAGCTTTCGTTCTGGCCCTGGGGGGAATCGCCATGATGCGTGCCCTCCAACAGGCCTTCGTGACCGCTTTTGCCACGAACTTCACCCTGGGAGCTTTAGTGACTTTCGTCGTAACCATCTCCGGCCTGGATCTGTTCAACATCCATGCCGCTTTCTGGGGTGTGCTCATCGGCTACGCCTTGTCCCGCCTGCTCGAGCGACAGGACCACGCCGCGACCTGA
- the catC gene encoding muconolactone Delta-isomerase produces MLFLARMDVHFPAHLSAEDVTRMQGLEKEYSQALQQEGRLASIWRVVGEYANCSVFDVESNDELHQILSSFPMYPFMKIKVTPLAKHPNSIR; encoded by the coding sequence ATGTTGTTTTTGGCCCGTATGGACGTGCACTTCCCAGCGCACCTCTCCGCTGAGGACGTCACCCGCATGCAGGGGTTGGAGAAAGAATATTCCCAGGCCCTGCAACAGGAAGGGCGCCTTGCCTCAATCTGGCGAGTGGTCGGCGAGTACGCGAACTGTTCGGTGTTCGACGTCGAATCCAACGACGAGCTGCACCAGATCCTGAGCAGCTTCCCGATGTACCCCTTCATGAAAATTAAGGTCACACCGTTGGCCAAGCACCCGAACTCCATCCGCTGA
- the benB gene encoding benzoate 1,2-dioxygenase small subunit — MANFINSLIALKSADEIATLETVRAFLYREARLLDDRQFDEWLQCYHPDSEYWMPAWDVDDRLTVDPQNEISLIYYDNRGGIEDRVFRIKTDRSSATSLPEPRTGHNITDVEVLEHDGGQVKVRFNWFTLYFRYNTTDTYFGTSFYTIDLSGEQPVILKKKVVLKNDYIHHVVDVYMI, encoded by the coding sequence ATGGCCAACTTCATTAACTCCTTGATCGCGCTCAAGAGCGCCGATGAAATCGCGACCCTTGAGACTGTTCGCGCCTTCCTTTACCGGGAAGCCCGGCTGCTGGACGACCGGCAGTTCGACGAGTGGCTCCAGTGCTACCACCCGGACTCCGAGTACTGGATGCCGGCGTGGGACGTCGATGACCGGCTCACTGTGGACCCTCAGAACGAGATCTCGCTCATCTATTACGACAACCGTGGCGGCATCGAGGACCGGGTATTCCGGATCAAGACTGACCGCTCCTCCGCTACCTCCCTCCCGGAGCCGCGCACCGGGCACAACATCACGGACGTTGAAGTCCTGGAGCACGACGGCGGCCAGGTCAAGGTCCGTTTCAACTGGTTCACCCTGTACTTCCGGTACAACACCACCGACACCTATTTCGGCACGAGCTTCTACACCATCGATCTCTCCGGCGAGCAGCCGGTGATCCTGAAAAAGAAGGTCGTACTGAAGAACGACTACATCCACCATGTGGTGGATGTCTACATGATCTGA
- a CDS encoding Gfo/Idh/MocA family protein has protein sequence MTSSIGIVGAGQFAGVFAKLFAAHPGISDIYFTDLITDRAETQSSSAGAAGTFESFEAMLESDVDAVAIFTQRWTHGPLVVQALRAGKHVYSAVPMAISEEEIAEIIEAVRETGLTYMMGETSYYNPATVFARKKNAEGAFGRIFYAEGDYVHDMDLGFYDAYQYSGGDNWKRTASYPPMLYPTHSVGGVLGATGSHAVSVSCIGYRDERGDGVFDREVSMFDNDFSNASALFELAGGGSMRINEFRRVGYPSHLRESRFRYFGTEASMEQLALVSVWQDKHAVTDISDQLETQATMDVDDPMLADVAPALRDAFISGMASVHDAGRLPAEFRGLPNGHEGSHHFLVDDFVTAMNTGTLPPVNAWEAARYTLPGIVAHQSALRGGERLPVSDFGDAPAGLPRPVLRESAN, from the coding sequence ATGACTTCTTCAATTGGAATCGTTGGTGCAGGACAGTTCGCAGGCGTGTTCGCCAAGCTCTTCGCTGCCCACCCGGGAATCTCAGACATCTATTTCACCGACCTCATCACTGATCGTGCAGAGACCCAAAGCAGCAGCGCCGGCGCGGCAGGGACGTTCGAGAGTTTCGAGGCAATGCTTGAAAGCGACGTCGACGCCGTTGCGATCTTCACCCAGCGCTGGACCCACGGACCCCTGGTGGTGCAGGCGCTGCGCGCCGGCAAGCACGTCTACTCCGCCGTGCCCATGGCGATCTCCGAAGAGGAGATCGCAGAAATTATCGAAGCAGTCCGGGAGACCGGGCTGACGTACATGATGGGCGAGACCAGCTACTACAACCCCGCCACAGTATTCGCCCGCAAGAAGAATGCCGAGGGTGCCTTTGGCCGAATCTTCTACGCGGAGGGCGACTACGTCCACGACATGGACCTCGGCTTCTACGACGCCTACCAGTACAGCGGCGGAGATAACTGGAAGCGCACCGCCAGCTACCCGCCCATGCTCTACCCCACCCACTCCGTGGGCGGGGTGCTCGGAGCAACCGGCTCCCACGCCGTCAGCGTCAGCTGCATCGGCTACCGGGATGAGCGCGGCGATGGCGTCTTCGACCGCGAGGTAAGCATGTTCGACAACGACTTCTCCAACGCCAGCGCCCTGTTCGAACTCGCCGGCGGCGGGTCCATGCGCATCAACGAGTTCCGCAGGGTGGGCTACCCCTCCCACCTGCGCGAGAGCCGCTTCCGCTACTTCGGCACCGAGGCAAGCATGGAACAGCTCGCCCTGGTCAGCGTCTGGCAGGACAAACACGCCGTGACCGACATCAGTGACCAGCTCGAGACCCAGGCCACCATGGACGTGGATGACCCCATGCTGGCCGACGTCGCCCCCGCACTGCGTGATGCCTTTATCTCCGGCATGGCATCCGTGCACGACGCCGGACGCCTGCCGGCAGAGTTCCGCGGCCTGCCCAACGGCCACGAGGGCAGCCACCACTTCCTCGTGGACGACTTCGTCACCGCCATGAACACCGGCACCCTGCCTCCGGTCAACGCCTGGGAAGCCGCCCGCTATACCCTTCCCGGCATCGTTGCCCACCAGTCCGCCCTGCGCGGCGGCGAACGCCTGCCGGTGTCCGACTTCGGCGACGCCCCGGCAGGGCTGCCCCGCCCGGTACTTCGCGAGTCCGCCAACTGA
- a CDS encoding mandelate racemase/muconate lactonizing enzyme family protein, producing the protein MKIERIEVIPYSIPYTHPLKFASGEVANADHVLVRVYTDDGVVGVADAPPRPYTYGETQESIGTIIEKTFAPQLTGLEIVDREQIQAVMRRTIHNQVAKGAVDIAVWDAIGKTLATPVHKLLGGYTDRMRVSHMLGFRPAQELLDEALRFGQEYGITTFKLKVGRRPLSLDVEACHVLREGLGEDVEIYLDANRGWTANEALEVLRRTEGLGLTMLEEPCDAKEALSRRRLVDKSPIPVVGDESVPTAGDVSRELLSGGCNAICIKTARSGFTEATEILGLCTGLGVDVTMGNQIDTQIGSLATVTFGAAHEATSRRAGELSNFLDMADDLLADPLRIVDGTISVRDLPGVGAEVDEDKLAAYRLS; encoded by the coding sequence TTGAAGATCGAGCGGATCGAAGTGATCCCGTACTCCATCCCGTACACGCACCCGCTGAAGTTCGCCAGCGGCGAGGTGGCAAACGCTGACCACGTTCTGGTTCGCGTGTACACCGACGACGGCGTCGTAGGAGTTGCGGACGCACCTCCCCGTCCTTATACCTACGGCGAGACGCAAGAGTCCATCGGGACGATCATCGAGAAGACATTCGCCCCACAGCTGACCGGACTCGAGATTGTGGACCGGGAGCAGATCCAGGCAGTGATGCGCAGGACCATTCACAACCAGGTGGCCAAAGGCGCCGTAGACATCGCCGTATGGGATGCGATCGGCAAGACGCTCGCCACTCCTGTGCACAAGCTACTGGGTGGGTATACCGACAGAATGCGGGTCAGTCACATGCTCGGCTTCCGGCCGGCGCAGGAACTTCTCGACGAGGCCCTGCGTTTCGGTCAGGAGTATGGCATCACGACTTTCAAGCTTAAAGTGGGCCGTCGGCCGCTGTCTCTGGACGTGGAGGCCTGCCATGTGCTGCGCGAGGGACTGGGCGAAGACGTGGAGATTTACCTTGACGCGAACCGCGGCTGGACCGCTAACGAAGCCCTCGAGGTGCTCCGGAGGACGGAGGGGCTTGGGCTTACCATGCTCGAGGAACCGTGCGATGCCAAGGAAGCCTTGAGCCGCCGCCGCCTGGTCGATAAATCGCCAATCCCGGTGGTGGGCGATGAATCCGTCCCCACAGCCGGGGACGTATCCCGGGAACTGCTTTCCGGCGGCTGCAATGCCATCTGTATCAAAACCGCCCGTTCCGGCTTCACCGAGGCCACCGAGATACTGGGACTGTGCACTGGTCTCGGTGTGGACGTGACCATGGGCAACCAGATCGACACCCAGATCGGCTCCCTTGCGACTGTAACCTTCGGCGCCGCCCACGAGGCCACAAGCCGTCGAGCCGGGGAACTGTCCAACTTTCTCGATATGGCCGATGACCTGTTGGCTGATCCGCTCCGGATAGTCGACGGCACGATCTCCGTGCGCGATCTGCCCGGGGTCGGAGCAGAGGTCGACGAGGACAAACTCGCGGCCTACCGCCTGTCCTAA